One Fusobacterium ulcerans DNA segment encodes these proteins:
- a CDS encoding IS3 family transposase has translation MLEDEYSVTSLCWVAGISRSAYYKWKKRKGSTSQREEENRKIEELIIEINEKYNGTYGVRRLCSYINSNTEFKVNHKRIYRIMRELGVKSIIRNQSYKGKSWAGKVVDNILNRDFNSGSPLEKLCMDITEIKMYNFTVYMNAVKDIFNDEIIAYDLGLTDGFELVVKTLDKIFEFPLKEKCILHTDQGFQYTGEKYCDMLRERGIIQSMSRRGNCWDNVPIEIFFGHFKAELIYLLDRGMTYENLAQKIKEYIHFYNNERIQLKLDGMSPVKYKEKYMNSKKI, from the coding sequence ATGTTGGAAGATGAATACTCGGTAACGTCTTTATGCTGGGTTGCAGGAATTTCTAGGAGTGCTTATTATAAATGGAAGAAAAGAAAAGGCAGTACAAGTCAAAGGGAAGAAGAAAATAGAAAAATAGAAGAACTGATTATAGAAATAAATGAAAAATACAATGGGACATATGGAGTAAGAAGGTTATGTTCATATATAAACAGCAATACAGAATTTAAAGTAAATCATAAGAGAATATATAGAATAATGAGAGAACTGGGGGTAAAATCAATAATAAGAAATCAAAGCTACAAAGGGAAGAGTTGGGCTGGGAAAGTTGTTGATAATATACTGAACAGGGATTTTAATTCTGGTAGCCCTCTGGAAAAGTTATGTATGGATATTACAGAGATAAAAATGTATAATTTCACTGTGTATATGAATGCTGTGAAAGATATTTTTAATGATGAAATAATTGCTTATGACTTAGGACTCACTGATGGCTTTGAGCTTGTTGTAAAAACTTTGGATAAAATATTTGAATTTCCATTGAAAGAAAAGTGTATTTTACATACTGATCAAGGTTTTCAGTATACAGGAGAAAAATATTGTGATATGCTAAGAGAGAGAGGAATTATTCAATCTATGTCAAGACGGGGCAACTGTTGGGATAATGTACCTATTGAGATATTCTTTGGACATTTTAAAGCAGAACTGATATACTTATTAGATAGAGGAATGACATATGAAAATCTAGCTCAAAAGATAAAAGAGTATATCCATTTTTATAATAATGAAAGGATACAGTTGAAGCTTGATGGAATGAGTCCTGTAAAATACAAAGAAAAGTATATGAATAGTAAAAAAATATAA
- the fomA gene encoding major outer membrane protein FomA yields the protein MRKLALLLGSLLVVASASAKEVVPAPVVVEEAPVQVIEKEVIVYRDKEEGFRPNGFVDLQYRVYGETEGQDKVGGDNWNKNNNYGRLQLQGKINMTEKQSFEYRLRTYDSLNSDLTSNKDDQLRLRYNFNHGNLGDSKVNFTSRVQYIKDSSYALRYEARFDFVDYMFNNDFIKTTEMVVAPYYEYTWNREGEEGSGDNYDNEVGLYANFVNELPYGFGFQVELDTLGFHKYGDKVHGVDNGNKKSDSNTDAAVNVYLTYGANLYSNEKISVDFFAESGYDSYTWSDKVKENDDHLGYSLKTDPQVTLTYSATPTFKVYATVGAEYRNWMKTSESGASNWRWQPFGIVGFKSTF from the coding sequence ATGAGAAAATTAGCACTTTTACTAGGTTCTTTACTTGTTGTAGCATCTGCATCTGCAAAAGAAGTTGTTCCAGCTCCAGTTGTAGTTGAAGAAGCTCCAGTTCAAGTAATCGAAAAAGAAGTTATCGTTTACAGAGACAAAGAAGAAGGATTCAGACCTAACGGTTTTGTAGATCTTCAATACAGAGTATATGGAGAAACTGAAGGTCAGGATAAAGTTGGAGGAGATAATTGGAATAAAAATAACAATTATGGAAGACTTCAATTACAAGGAAAAATTAACATGACTGAAAAACAATCATTTGAGTACAGATTAAGAACTTATGATTCTTTAAATTCTGATCTTACTTCTAATAAAGATGATCAATTAAGATTGAGATATAACTTCAATCATGGAAATCTTGGAGATTCTAAAGTTAACTTTACTTCAAGAGTTCAATATATAAAAGACAGTAGTTATGCATTGAGATATGAAGCAAGATTTGATTTTGTTGATTATATGTTTAACAATGACTTTATAAAAACTACAGAAATGGTAGTTGCTCCTTACTACGAATATACATGGAATAGAGAAGGTGAAGAAGGTTCAGGGGACAATTATGATAATGAAGTAGGATTATATGCAAACTTTGTAAATGAGTTACCATATGGATTTGGGTTCCAAGTTGAATTAGATACATTAGGTTTCCACAAATATGGAGATAAAGTTCATGGAGTGGATAATGGTAATAAAAAATCTGATAGTAATACTGATGCAGCAGTAAATGTTTATTTAACTTATGGAGCAAATTTATACTCAAATGAAAAAATTTCAGTAGATTTCTTTGCTGAATCAGGATACGACTCTTATACTTGGTCAGATAAAGTAAAAGAAAATGATGATCATTTAGGTTATAGTTTAAAAACTGATCCACAAGTTACTTTAACTTATTCTGCAACACCAACTTTCAAAGTATATGCAACTGTTGGTGCTGAATATAGAAACTGGATGAAAACTTCTGAAAGTGGAGCATCAAACTGGAGATGGCAACCATTTGGAATTGTAGGATTTAAATCTACATTCTAG
- a CDS encoding TrkH family potassium uptake protein, which translates to MNNKMVRYVIGHILKIETGFMLIPLALSFFYHEDIIVKKAYFFTIILLLFSSILISKKVPENQKIYAKEGLVIVSASWIALSLFGALPFVFSKRIPSFIDAFFEIVSGFTTTGASILTNVEALEKSLLFWRSFTHLVGGMGVLVLALAILPKNNNQSLHIMKAEVPGPTFGKLVAKMSYNSRILYMIYIFITIVITILLKLGGMPLFDAVVHAFGTVGTGGFGIKNSSIAYYHSSYIDYVLGIGMLLCGMNFNLFYALLLKNYKQVFKNEELKYYCGIVAIAIIAISVNISSSYTSISRLFRDVFFTVSSVITTTGYSTVDFDTWPVFSKTVLLLLMFVGGCAGSTAGGLKVSRIAILFKTVVGEFKKIGTPNRVTNIKMDNKVITKELSSGISTYLMLYITIFLIAILFVAWDSPDFLSAFSAVAATFNNIGPGMGIVGPTSNYASFSAINKVILSLVMLLGRLEIFPILILFSPSLYGKSN; encoded by the coding sequence ATGAATAATAAAATGGTTAGATATGTAATTGGGCATATTCTAAAAATAGAAACTGGATTTATGCTGATTCCATTGGCATTAAGTTTTTTTTATCATGAAGATATTATAGTCAAAAAAGCTTATTTTTTCACAATAATATTACTTTTATTTTCCAGTATCCTTATTTCTAAGAAAGTTCCTGAAAATCAAAAGATTTATGCTAAAGAAGGACTCGTTATAGTATCAGCTTCATGGATAGCCTTGTCACTCTTTGGTGCTCTTCCTTTTGTATTCAGTAAAAGAATACCTTCTTTTATAGATGCTTTTTTTGAAATAGTAAGTGGTTTTACTACAACAGGAGCCAGCATATTAACTAATGTTGAAGCTCTGGAAAAATCTCTCCTATTTTGGAGAAGTTTTACACATCTTGTAGGAGGAATGGGTGTACTGGTTCTAGCACTAGCTATACTGCCTAAAAATAATAACCAGTCTCTTCACATAATGAAAGCTGAAGTCCCTGGTCCTACATTTGGTAAATTAGTTGCAAAAATGTCTTATAATTCAAGAATTCTTTACATGATATATATTTTTATCACCATTGTTATTACTATATTGTTGAAGCTTGGTGGTATGCCTCTCTTTGATGCTGTGGTTCATGCTTTCGGTACAGTAGGAACTGGAGGATTCGGAATAAAAAACAGCAGTATTGCTTATTATCACAGCTCATATATTGATTATGTTCTTGGAATAGGAATGCTTCTATGTGGTATGAATTTTAACCTTTTCTATGCTTTGCTTTTAAAAAACTATAAGCAAGTATTCAAAAATGAAGAATTAAAATATTATTGCGGTATAGTTGCAATAGCTATAATTGCTATTTCAGTAAATATATCATCTTCATATACAAGTATCAGCCGTTTATTTAGAGATGTATTTTTCACTGTTTCATCAGTAATTACTACAACAGGATATTCTACTGTGGATTTTGATACATGGCCTGTATTTTCTAAAACAGTTCTTCTCCTTCTTATGTTTGTAGGTGGATGTGCTGGTTCTACGGCTGGAGGATTAAAGGTTTCAAGAATAGCAATACTTTTTAAAACAGTTGTTGGAGAATTTAAAAAAATAGGTACTCCCAATAGAGTTACAAATATAAAGATGGATAATAAAGTTATTACAAAAGAACTATCTAGTGGAATAAGTACTTATTTAATGTTGTATATCACTATATTCCTGATAGCTATTTTATTTGTAGCCTGGGATTCTCCCGATTTTCTATCTGCTTTCAGTGCTGTTGCCGCCACATTTAACAACATAGGGCCAGGAATGGGAATAGTTGGACCAACTTCCAATTATGCATCTTTCTCTGCTATCAATAAAGTTATATTGTCTCTGGTAATGCTTTTAGGAAGACTGGAAATTTTCCCTATATTAATACTTTTTTCACCTAGTTTATATGGAAAATCTAATTAG
- a CDS encoding nucleotidyltransferase, with protein MRASGLVVEYNPFHNGHRFHLEKACEIDKESVKIAVMSGDFVQRGEPAVVNRWKRAEMALKNGIDIAAELPIFYSCQSAEIFAIGAVGILNELKCNNIIFGSETSNINALKEIAEIEENAEFKNKIKEYLSNGESYPTAHSRALKELKGNDITFASNDILGLEYIKAIKYWNSSMEPLLIKREKIGYYGENIDEGFASATAIRKFLKENKDITDLVPGESFKILKEENENNRLVYLENFYPLLRYEIIRNKDILSDIQDMEKGYENRLYEMAVKNYDFRKFYEEIVSKRFTHGRTQRVLIHILTGITQELTQRVKKEVPYIKILGFTDKGREYLNYLKKEENNKIITSMKNIKDKFSDDVRELVEFNERASLIYKMVNFYEDSKIPLMIKGK; from the coding sequence ATGAGAGCATCTGGATTAGTTGTAGAGTATAATCCTTTTCATAATGGACATAGATTTCATTTGGAAAAGGCGTGTGAAATAGATAAAGAAAGTGTAAAGATTGCTGTCATGAGTGGAGATTTTGTCCAGAGAGGTGAACCAGCTGTTGTTAACAGATGGAAAAGAGCAGAAATGGCTTTAAAAAATGGAATAGATATAGCAGCAGAGCTTCCAATATTTTATTCATGTCAGAGTGCAGAAATTTTTGCCATAGGAGCAGTGGGAATTCTCAATGAATTAAAATGCAATAATATAATATTTGGATCAGAAACTTCAAATATAAATGCTTTAAAAGAAATTGCAGAGATAGAAGAGAATGCTGAATTTAAAAATAAAATAAAAGAATATCTTTCCAATGGCGAATCATATCCAACAGCACATTCAAGAGCTTTAAAAGAGCTGAAAGGAAACGATATAACTTTTGCTTCAAATGACATTTTAGGACTGGAATATATAAAGGCTATAAAGTATTGGAACAGCAGTATGGAGCCTTTGCTTATAAAAAGAGAAAAAATAGGATATTATGGGGAAAATATAGATGAAGGTTTTGCCAGTGCTACAGCTATAAGAAAATTCTTGAAAGAGAATAAAGATATAACAGATTTGGTACCAGGAGAAAGCTTTAAAATATTAAAAGAAGAGAATGAAAATAATAGACTGGTGTATTTAGAAAATTTTTATCCACTATTAAGATATGAAATAATAAGAAATAAAGATATATTATCTGATATTCAGGATATGGAAAAAGGATATGAGAACCGACTCTATGAAATGGCTGTAAAAAATTATGATTTTAGAAAATTTTATGAAGAGATAGTAAGTAAAAGATTTACTCATGGGAGAACCCAAAGAGTGTTAATTCATATTTTGACTGGAATAACACAGGAACTTACCCAAAGGGTAAAAAAAGAGGTACCTTATATAAAAATATTAGGATTTACTGACAAGGGAAGGGAATATCTTAATTATTTAAAAAAAGAAGAAAATAATAAAATTATTACATCTATGAAAAATATTAAAGATAAATTTTCTGATGATGTGAGAGAACTTGTAGAATTTAATGAGAGAGCTTCTCTTATATATAAAATGGTGAATTTTTATGAAGATTCAAAGATACCATTGATGATAAAAGGGAAATAA
- the hepT gene encoding type VII toxin-antitoxin system HepT family RNase toxin, with protein MKDDIIINKIETIKKCIKRVNEEYENDSLNLKNCTKQDSIILNIQRLCEAEIDLATHVIRINKYGFFQSSKETFQILEKNNIISKELSKNLQGMGGFRNIAVHDYQAISLDILQKIIENHLEDALELAREILKYEINK; from the coding sequence ATGAAAGATGATATTATAATTAATAAAATTGAAACAATTAAAAAATGTATAAAAAGAGTAAATGAGGAATATGAAAATGATTCATTAAATTTGAAAAATTGTACAAAACAGGATTCAATAATTTTAAATATTCAGAGATTATGTGAAGCAGAGATAGATCTTGCGACTCATGTAATAAGAATAAATAAATATGGATTTTTTCAAAGCAGCAAAGAAACATTTCAAATATTAGAAAAAAATAATATTATTTCTAAAGAACTCAGTAAAAATCTTCAAGGAATGGGAGGATTTAGAAATATTGCAGTTCATGACTATCAAGCTATAAGTTTAGATATATTACAAAAAATTATTGAAAATCACTTAGAAGATGCTTTAGAATTAGCAAGAGAAATATTAAAATATGAAATTAATAAATAA
- a CDS encoding transposase, which yields MCKEYSRYDKNLKLSVVKTYLKSNVSAEMLAKEYGVKSDTQILDWVKKYKKLGERAFDRRKISKNVILKKIKTASTEKNISIKKENKYLRMENEYLKKLYILQLEESNTEL from the coding sequence ATGTGCAAAGAGTACAGTAGATATGATAAAAATTTAAAATTATCAGTTGTAAAAACATATTTAAAATCTAATGTAAGTGCTGAAATGTTAGCAAAAGAATATGGAGTTAAATCTGACACACAGATATTGGATTGGGTAAAAAAATACAAAAAATTAGGAGAGAGGGCTTTTGACAGGAGAAAAATCAGTAAAAATGTGATTTTAAAAAAGATAAAAACAGCTTCCACTGAAAAAAATATATCAATAAAAAAGGAAAATAAATATCTAAGAATGGAGAATGAGTACTTAAAAAAGTTGTATATTCTGCAACTGGAAGAATCAAATACAGAGCTATAG
- the fomA gene encoding major outer membrane protein FomA — protein sequence MRKLALLLGSLLVVASASAKEVVPAPVVVEEAPVQVIEKEVIVYRDKEEGFRPNGYVDLQYRWYGETEGQEDAFKSANGTTAGNGNWNGANNYSRIQLQGKINLTEKQALEYRIREYNSTSTHANGEDGTDTRLRYFYNHGNLGDSKVNLTSRLHYRDREDVAGAQEVEYQARFNFAEYMFNNDFVKTTNFMVAPKYKYVWGEGNDDDYDNRLGVDLYTMHEFPWGFSFELNVYADQHFYGKDQFFNGTNKMDDKNFTVSVEAFLYNTQNLYTSADGKVSVDFNFEGGYDTYEWSSNKKYGTPYCNGKYDAEYHAANDSYSSLTGKKVLAKGIGTDNESYSLYALPTVQLNYQATPSVKVYVAAGAEYRNWAIKNESSATNWRWQPTVFAGFRTTF from the coding sequence ATGAGAAAATTAGCACTTTTACTAGGTTCTTTACTTGTTGTAGCATCTGCATCTGCAAAAGAAGTTGTTCCAGCTCCAGTTGTTGTTGAAGAAGCTCCAGTTCAAGTAATCGAAAAAGAAGTTATCGTTTACAGAGACAAAGAAGAAGGATTCAGACCTAACGGATATGTAGATTTACAATACAGATGGTATGGTGAAACTGAAGGTCAGGAAGATGCATTTAAATCAGCCAATGGAACAACTGCTGGAAATGGAAACTGGAATGGAGCAAATAACTATTCAAGAATCCAATTACAAGGAAAAATTAATTTAACTGAAAAACAAGCTTTAGAATACAGAATAAGAGAATATAATAGTACTTCAACTCATGCTAATGGAGAAGATGGAACAGACACAAGATTAAGATATTTCTATAACCATGGAAATCTTGGAGATTCTAAAGTTAATTTAACTTCAAGACTTCATTATAGAGATAGAGAGGATGTAGCTGGAGCACAAGAAGTAGAATACCAAGCAAGATTTAATTTTGCTGAATATATGTTCAATAATGATTTTGTGAAAACTACTAACTTTATGGTAGCTCCAAAATACAAATATGTATGGGGAGAGGGAAATGACGATGATTATGATAATAGATTGGGAGTAGATTTATATACAATGCACGAGTTCCCATGGGGATTCTCATTTGAACTTAATGTGTATGCAGATCAACACTTCTATGGTAAAGATCAGTTTTTTAATGGAACTAACAAAATGGATGATAAAAACTTTACTGTATCAGTAGAGGCATTCCTTTACAATACTCAAAACCTTTATACAAGTGCAGATGGAAAAGTATCAGTTGATTTTAACTTTGAAGGTGGATATGATACTTATGAATGGTCATCTAATAAAAAATATGGAACACCTTATTGTAATGGAAAATATGATGCAGAATATCATGCTGCTAATGACTCATATAGTTCTTTAACAGGAAAAAAAGTCTTAGCTAAGGGAATAGGAACAGATAATGAATCTTATTCACTATATGCATTACCAACAGTTCAACTTAACTATCAAGCAACACCATCTGTAAAAGTATATGTAGCAGCTGGTGCTGAGTATAGAAACTGGGCGATAAAAAATGAAAGTTCAGCGACTAACTGGAGATGGCAGCCAACTGTATTTGCAGGATTCAGAACTACATTCTAG
- the trkA gene encoding Trk system potassium transporter TrkA, protein MKITIVGAGKIGELLCKDLAIEGNDITLIEEDPKILDRILSSSDIMGLVGNGANCEVLREASVETADIFIAVTHSDEINIISSVIAKKMGAQYTIARVRNPEYSSQMKFMSDSLGIDIMLNPEAEAAYFIARNLEFPNALNVETFAGNKVNLVEVLVEKDTYLDGIKLVEFKNKYFASILVCIVKRGQEVYIPTGNFILQAGDRIYVTGIQSELSKFYKSLGHKEERIKSVVIIGGGRITYYLTEILLERMMDVKIIEIDEEKAQELSGIYENAVVVHGDGTDSELLDEERFGEYDACVSLTGIDEENIILSMYANKLGIKKTITKINGISLFNVLELVGLQSIVTPKKIIADYIVRIVRSLVSSQGENIETLYRLVDNNVEAIEFKVPENSNVINIPLKDLDIKDNLLIAYILRKGQLIFPGGLDVLKPQDRVIIVTTEKFLDDINKILK, encoded by the coding sequence ATGAAAATTACGATTGTTGGTGCAGGAAAAATAGGGGAACTGCTCTGCAAAGACCTTGCTATAGAAGGAAATGATATAACGCTTATTGAAGAGGATCCAAAAATATTAGACAGAATTCTTTCATCTTCTGATATTATGGGATTAGTTGGAAACGGAGCTAACTGTGAAGTATTAAGAGAAGCTTCTGTAGAGACAGCAGATATTTTTATAGCTGTTACACATTCTGATGAGATCAATATTATTTCATCAGTAATAGCAAAAAAAATGGGAGCACAATATACAATAGCCAGAGTCAGAAATCCTGAATATTCTTCTCAAATGAAATTTATGAGTGATTCTTTAGGAATAGATATAATGCTGAATCCTGAAGCAGAAGCTGCTTATTTTATAGCTAGAAATCTAGAATTTCCTAATGCTTTAAATGTTGAAACTTTTGCTGGAAATAAAGTGAATCTTGTAGAAGTTCTTGTAGAAAAAGATACCTATTTAGATGGAATAAAGTTAGTAGAATTTAAAAATAAATATTTTGCAAGTATTTTAGTCTGTATTGTAAAAAGAGGACAGGAAGTGTATATTCCAACAGGTAATTTTATCTTACAGGCTGGAGACAGAATCTATGTAACTGGCATTCAAAGTGAACTTTCTAAATTTTACAAGTCTCTTGGACATAAAGAAGAGCGTATAAAATCTGTTGTTATAATTGGTGGTGGGCGTATTACTTACTACTTAACAGAGATACTTTTAGAAAGAATGATGGATGTAAAAATAATTGAAATTGACGAAGAAAAAGCTCAAGAATTGAGCGGTATATATGAAAACGCTGTTGTAGTTCATGGAGATGGAACTGACAGTGAACTTCTTGATGAAGAAAGATTTGGTGAATATGATGCCTGTGTATCTCTTACTGGGATAGATGAAGAAAATATTATTCTCTCTATGTATGCCAATAAATTAGGAATCAAAAAAACTATTACAAAAATAAATGGTATATCTCTATTTAATGTTCTGGAGCTTGTAGGTCTCCAATCTATTGTTACTCCTAAAAAAATAATTGCTGACTATATAGTAAGAATAGTCAGATCATTGGTAAGTTCTCAAGGAGAAAATATTGAAACACTTTACAGACTTGTGGACAACAATGTTGAAGCTATTGAATTTAAAGTTCCTGAAAACAGTAATGTTATTAATATCCCATTGAAAGATTTGGATATAAAAGATAATCTTCTTATTGCCTATATTCTAAGAAAAGGTCAGCTGATATTCCCTGGAGGGCTTGATGTATTAAAACCTCAGGACAGAGTCATTATTGTTACTACTGAAAAATTCTTAGATGATATCAATAAAATACTAAAGTAA
- the fomA gene encoding major outer membrane protein FomA, producing MRKLALLLGSLLVVASASAKEVVPAPVVVEEAPVQVIEKEVIVYRDKEEGFRPNGYVDLSLKFMGKTENHDYADWHTRQDYSQTQLVGNLNMTENQSLYFRVRTRHDWNASETEKNDMGTQTRLRYAYDHGYLGDSKVNFNSRVWYEDGYTGTQKIQYFAAFNFVEYMFSNDYIKTTDFTVAPRYTYEWSSNNDAYVNRFGLYVNIEHQLPWGFSTQLEIDGLEYNMYGQDQRVGTKKNDTVDDDFRIQVGAYLYHGMNLYANDKVSVDWKSAGGYDTYEWHSEDIYGYALDARDEATRYDDANYEAYIDTTVTVSYQATPSVKVYGYVGGEYRNWTNTTENTASNWRWQPYVGAGFRTSF from the coding sequence ATGAGAAAATTAGCACTTTTACTAGGTTCTTTACTTGTTGTAGCATCTGCATCTGCAAAAGAAGTTGTTCCAGCTCCAGTTGTTGTTGAAGAAGCTCCAGTTCAAGTAATCGAAAAAGAAGTTATCGTTTACAGAGACAAAGAAGAAGGATTCAGACCTAACGGGTATGTTGATCTTTCATTAAAATTTATGGGAAAAACTGAAAATCATGATTATGCTGATTGGCATACTAGACAAGATTATTCACAAACTCAATTAGTTGGAAATCTTAATATGACAGAAAATCAATCATTATATTTCAGAGTAAGAACTAGACATGATTGGAATGCATCAGAAACTGAAAAAAATGATATGGGAACTCAAACAAGATTAAGATATGCATATGATCATGGATATCTTGGAGATTCTAAAGTTAATTTTAATTCAAGAGTATGGTATGAAGATGGATATACTGGAACTCAAAAAATCCAATATTTTGCGGCATTTAATTTTGTTGAATATATGTTCAGCAATGATTATATAAAAACTACTGACTTTACAGTAGCACCTAGATATACTTATGAATGGTCATCTAATAATGATGCATATGTTAATAGATTTGGATTATATGTAAATATTGAGCATCAATTACCATGGGGATTCAGTACTCAATTAGAAATTGATGGACTTGAATACAATATGTATGGACAAGATCAAAGAGTTGGAACTAAGAAAAACGATACTGTTGATGATGATTTCAGAATACAAGTTGGAGCTTATTTATATCATGGAATGAATCTATATGCTAATGATAAAGTGTCTGTAGATTGGAAATCAGCTGGAGGATACGATACTTATGAATGGCATAGTGAAGATATATATGGATATGCTTTAGATGCTAGAGACGAAGCTACAAGATACGATGATGCAAACTATGAAGCGTATATTGATACTACTGTAACTGTTTCTTACCAAGCAACTCCATCTGTAAAAGTTTATGGATATGTTGGAGGAGAATATAGAAACTGGACTAACACTACTGAGAACACAGCTTCTAACTGGAGATGGCAACCATATGTTGGTGCTGGATTCAGAACTTCATTCTAG
- a CDS encoding zeta toxin family protein — translation MKVYTIFAGVNGAGKSTLYNIEIIKNNDLGKRINTDEIVKEIGEWKNSSDQIKAARIGIQWRNEFIEKGISFNQETTLTGNTVLKGILKAKEKGFKIYLHYIGVKNVEIAKERVRIRVRNGGHGIPDKDIEKRYVESFENLKKVFKICDKITVYDNSEYIRECLLVENGDIIWNENIPEWLENIIKYI, via the coding sequence ATGAAGGTATATACTATTTTTGCAGGAGTAAATGGAGCTGGAAAATCAACTTTATATAATATTGAAATAATAAAGAATAATGATTTAGGAAAAAGAATCAATACTGATGAAATAGTAAAAGAGATTGGAGAATGGAAAAACTCATCTGATCAGATAAAAGCTGCTAGAATTGGAATTCAATGGAGAAATGAATTTATAGAAAAAGGAATTTCTTTTAATCAAGAGACTACTTTAACAGGGAATACTGTTTTAAAAGGAATTTTAAAAGCTAAAGAAAAAGGTTTTAAAATATATCTTCACTATATTGGAGTAAAAAATGTAGAAATTGCAAAAGAAAGAGTAAGAATAAGAGTAAGAAATGGTGGTCATGGAATACCAGATAAAGACATAGAAAAAAGATATGTTGAATCATTTGAAAATCTAAAAAAAGTTTTTAAGATATGTGATAAAATAACTGTATATGATAATAGCGAATATATAAGAGAGTGTCTTCTTGTAGAAAATGGTGATATCATATGGAATGAAAATATTCCTGAATGGCTGGAAAATATAATTAAATATATTTGA
- a CDS encoding type III pantothenate kinase, whose product MLLAIDIGNTHIVTGLLDDAGNVLLTFRVASNDKLTEDEYFSYLRNISKFNKIDIEKIDGMIVASVVPNLITIFHFLGKKYFNIEPMIVNSELKKPFTFASNLNPTGFGADRIIDIVQSLTEYPDKNLVIFDFGSATTYEVLEKNVYIGGGILPGIEMSINALFANTAKLPKVKFSTPDSVLGKNTIEQIQAGIFYGYAGQIKHIIKKIKELVDNPFIIATGGLGKILSAEIEEIDVYSPDLSIKGLHTLYEYNKSHN is encoded by the coding sequence ATGCTTTTAGCAATTGATATTGGAAACACTCATATAGTTACAGGACTGTTAGATGATGCAGGAAATGTCTTATTGACTTTTAGGGTCGCTTCTAATGATAAATTAACTGAAGATGAATATTTTTCATACTTAAGAAATATTTCAAAATTTAATAAAATAGATATTGAAAAAATAGATGGGATGATAGTTGCATCTGTAGTTCCCAATCTTATTACTATATTTCATTTCCTAGGAAAAAAATATTTTAATATAGAGCCTATGATTGTTAATTCTGAGCTGAAAAAACCTTTTACTTTTGCTTCAAACCTTAATCCAACTGGTTTTGGTGCTGACAGAATAATAGATATAGTACAATCTTTAACTGAATATCCAGATAAAAATCTTGTTATTTTTGACTTTGGAAGTGCCACTACCTATGAAGTACTTGAAAAAAATGTCTATATAGGAGGAGGTATCCTTCCAGGAATAGAAATGTCCATCAACGCTCTATTTGCAAATACAGCAAAATTACCAAAAGTAAAATTCAGTACTCCTGACTCTGTTCTTGGAAAAAATACTATTGAGCAGATTCAAGCTGGTATTTTCTATGGTTATGCTGGACAGATAAAACATATAATAAAAAAAATCAAAGAGTTAGTTGATAATCCATTTATTATTGCAACAGGAGGACTTGGTAAAATTCTCTCTGCTGAAATTGAAGAAATTGATGTCTACTCTCCTGATCTAAGTATAAAAGGTCTTCATACTCTTTATGAATATAATAAAAGTCACAACTAA